The Colletotrichum higginsianum IMI 349063 chromosome 2, whole genome shotgun sequence genome has a segment encoding these proteins:
- a CDS encoding C6 transcription factor: MPPPGTPDGGGSASVSATASLPAVSAGNNVSVDGEPAPEFYGKPPFRVAIDDLLSALGMALPYVPLEDVISTCIDLFMQWEFPSIPVVCEPLLRRSIHVVVPVLRDETPGRPISDMIPTLRAFALLTALCAVVSAVLPPEIFPSGVALSMPFLRTSREALRLYQDLDIEQPDSSSIIIRYFHSNALHALGKTRVSFHAMGEALRLVQEMRLYDESSFRGLEWPENHLRRNTFWHLYIGDKSASILNQVPITLHQICLDTPITTHFDESQACGLMQPEGPDTVVFEGHLRLCFHLCFRLWYTASEMLLDLNLLSRLQGSSRRRATTLSSTAAEPDDVPSSLRTSTMQSYLDFTSILQSCPVWLRDPGAAVPDGAGEATARFRTRAISVQKANLFVTFHTLRLVLLTRFSERGFADVLGLTGDPVMLAMRKVEIAGDLLDAVSDMPFEALQANGEPCVEKLRQIGVALLEIIHNVSSEVISARARSLFGTLLDVLARLNSKVSDELSNDCES, encoded by the exons ATGCCGCCTCCCGGCACTCCAGATGGAGGGGGCTCTGCTTCTGTATCTGCAACTGCATCTCTCCCGGCTGTTTCCGCGGGCAACAATGTCTCTGTAGATGGAGAACCAGCCCCGGAGTTCTATGGCAAACCCCCGTTCCGCGTGGCCATAGACGACCTCCTCTCAGCTCTCGGCATGGCGCTTCCATACGTACCCCTAGAGGACGTCATCTCGACGTGCATCGACCTCTTTATGCAGTGGGAGTTTCCGTCGATCCCCGTTGTCTGCGAGCCACTCCTTCGACGGTCGatccacgtcgtcgtcccggTTCTCCGAGACGAGACCCCGGGCCGCCCCATCTCAGACATGATCCCGACCCTGCGCGCCTTCGCCCTGCTGACGGCCCtctgcgccgtcgtctcggccgtcttgccTCCCGAGATCTTCCCATCCGGCGTCGCGCTGTCGATGCCGTTTCTGAGGACCTCGCGCGAGGCCCTCCGGCTCTACCAGGACTTGGACATCGAGCAGCCGGATTCGagctccatcatcatccgCTACTTCCACTCCAACGCGCTTCACGCCCTGGGCAAGACGCGCGTGTCGTTTCACGCCATGGGCGAGGCCCTCCGGCTCGTCCAGGAGATGCGCCTGTACGACGAGTCTTCCTTCCGAGGGCTCGAGTGGCCAGAGAACCATCTCAGGAGGAACACCTTCTGGCATCTGTACATTGGCGACAAGTCGGCCTCGATACTGAACCAGGTCCCGATCACGCTGCACCAGATCTGCCTGGACACGCCCATCACGACCCACTTCGACGAGAGCCAGGCATGCGGGCTCATGCAGCCCGAGGGGCCGGAcaccgtcgtcttcgagggCCACCTGCGCCTGTGTTTCCACCTCTGCTTCCGCCTGTGGTACACGGCCTCCGAGAtgctcctcgacctcaacCTGCTCTCACGGCTAcagggcagcagcagaagacgCGCGACAACCctgtcctcgacggcggccgagccggACGACGTACCATCGAGCCTGAGGACCAGCACGATGCAGTCGTACTTGGACTTCACCAGCATCCTGCAGAGCTGTCCGGTCTGGCTCCGCGATCCAGGGGCAGCGGTTCccgacggcgcgggcgaaGCGACGGCGCGGTTCCGCACGCGGGCCATCTCCGTCCAGAAGGCGAACCTCTTCGTCACCTTCCACACGCTCCGGCTCGTCCTCCTCACTCGCTTCTCCGAGCGCGGCTTCGCCGACGTCCTGGGCCTGACGGGGGACCCGGTCATGCTCGCGATGCGAAAGGTCGAGATCGCgggcgacctcctcgacgccgtgtCGGACATGCCCTTCGAGGCTCTGCAGGCCAACGGGGAACCTTGT GTTGAGAAACTACGGCAAATCGGCGTGGCGCTGCTCGAGATTATCCACAACGTGAGCAGCGAGGTCATTTCCGCCCGCGCCCGATCGCTCTTCGGCACATTGCTGGATGTTCTGGCCCGGCTAAATTCGAAGGTCTCGGACGAGCTGAGCAACGACTGCGAGTCATGA